The Stegostoma tigrinum isolate sSteTig4 chromosome 47, sSteTig4.hap1, whole genome shotgun sequence DNA window ctgacagtgcggcggtcccttggcactgaccctcaaacagtgcccactccctcagcactgaccctcccacagtatCCGTTCcttaagcactgaccctccaacagtgcggctctccctcagcactgaccctccgacagtgtggcgctccctcagcactgaccctctgacattgcggcgttccgtcagcactgaccctctgacagtgcgaggctccctcagcactgaccctctgacattgcggcgttccgtcagcactgaccctctgacagtgcgaggctccctcagcactgaccctccgatagtgcggcgctccctcagcacggaccctccgacagtgcggcactccctcagtactgaccgtctgatagtgcccactccctcagcactgaccgtctgatagtgcccactccctcagcactgaccctctgacagtgcgtcgctccctcagcactgaccctccgacagtgcccgctccctcagcgctgaccctctgacagtgcggcgctccctcagctctgacccactgacagtgcggcactccctcagcactgactctccgacattGCGGTgttcccttggcactgaccctccgacagagcccgctccctcagcactgaccctccgacagtgcggcgctccctcagcactgaccctccgacagtgcccgctccctcagcactgaccctccgacagtgcggcgctccctcagcactgaccctccgacattgcctgctccctcagcactgactctccgacagagcccgctccctcagcactgaccctccgacagtgcggcgctccctcagcactgaccctccgacagtgcccgctccctcagcactgaccctccgacagagcctgctccttcagcactgaccttccgacagtgctcgctccctcagcactgaccctctgacagtccccgctccctcagcactgaccctccgacagagcctgctccttcagcactgactctccgacagtgcggcgctccctcagtgctgaccctccgacagtgcggcgctccctcagtgctgaccctctgacagtgcggcgctcccttggcactgaccctcaaacagtgcccactccctcagcactgaccctcccacagtatCCGTTCcttaagcactgaccctccaacagtgcggctctccctcagcactgaccctccgacagtgtggcgctccctcagcactgaccctctgacattgcggcgttccgtcagcactgaccctctgacagtgcgaggctccctcagcactgaccctccgatagtgcggcgctccctcagcacggaccctccgacagtgcggcactccctcagcactgaccgtctgatagtgcccactccctcagcactgaccctctgacagtgcgtcgctccctcagcactgaccctccgacagtgcccgctccctcagcactgaccctctgacagtgcccgctccctcagcgctgaccctctgacagtgcggcgctccctcagctctgacccactgacagtgcggcactccctcagcactgactctccgacattGCGGTgttcccttggcactgaccctccgacagagcccgctccctcagcactgaccctccgacagtgcggcgctccctcagcactgaccctccgacagtgcagcgctccctcagcactgaccctccgacagtgcccgctccctcagcgctgaccctctgacagtgcggcgctccctcagctctgacccactgacagtgcggcactccctcagcactgactctccgacattGCGGTgttcccttggcactgaccctccgacagagcccgctccctcagcactgaccctccgacagtgtggcgctccctcagcactgaccctctgacattgcggcgctccctcagcactgaccctctgacagtgcgaggctccctcagcactgaccctccgacggtgtggcgctccctcagcactgaccctctgacagtccccgctccctcagcactgaccctccgacagtccccgctccctcagcactgaccctccgacagtgtggcgctccctcagcactgaccctctgacattgcggcgctccctcagcactgaccctctgacagtgcgaggctccctcagcactgaccctccgacggtgtggcgctccctcagcactgaccctccgacagtgcccactccttcagcagtgaccctccgacagtgtggcgctccctcagcactgaccctccgacagtgcccgctccctcagcgctgaccctctgacagtgcggcgctccctcagcactgacccactgacagtgtggcgctccctcagcactgaccctccgacagtgcccgctccctcagcgctgaccctctgacagtgcggcgctccctcagcactgacccactgacagtgcggcactccctcagcgctgaccctccgacattgcggtgttcccttggcactgaccctccgacagagcccgctccctcagcactgaccctccgacagtgcggcgctccctcagcactgaccctccgacagtgtggcgctccctcagcactgaccctctgacattgcggcgctcccttggcactgaccctccgacagtacctgCTCCCGTAGCACTGGTTGAGTTCCCAGTGTGGATGCTGGTTACTGGAGAGTGTGTGGGTTGCAgtgtcatggaatccctacagtgcagaaagtagCCAGTCAATCCATCACATTTGCACCCACCTTCTGCaaagcattctacccagacccacaaCACCACCCCATCCCCGTAACTCCTCATGGGGCTTTTACCACGGCcagtccaccgaacctgcacacctttggactgtggaaggaaactggagcacccgaaggaaatccacgcagatacggggagaatgtgcaaactccacacagaccgtaaccgaagggtggaattgaacctggatccttggcactgtcaggcagcagtgctaaccactgagccaccgtgccatgttTCTGGGCCCGACAGCACTTACCCCAGCTGGAATGTGGTAATTCTGAATGACAATGTCCCGAACAGGATACCGTTGCAGAGTGAGACCTATTGGGTACAGCCTGGAAAGTGGAACATGAGCAGTTGGTGGGGTGAACACATCAGATGCATCAGCAATGATGCACAGCCTGAATAACAGGATAGACAGACACCGACCGAGGCAAATTTCACATGGTCTCGTTCACCGGCTCAGGCTACTTCGTCACAGCTTGCTTACTCTGTCAATAGTGGGCCTGGATTCACATACACACTTCCCAGCGGGGTTTACTGGACAGTGACCAGGAACAGGATCCCTGGCTGATTCCCCCCGCCTCTAATATAGGTGTCAGTGGGCAGTGACCAGGAACAGGATCCCTGGCTGATTCCCCCCCTGCCCTCTCTCTCTAATATAGGGGTGAGTGGGCAGTGACCAGGAACAGGATCCCTGGCTGAttccccccgccctctctctctaaTATAGAGGTGAGTTGGCAGTGACCAGGAACACGATCCCTGGCTGAttccccccgccctctctctctaaTATAGGGGTGAGTGGGCAGTGACCAGGAACAGGATCCCTGGCTGAttccccccgccctctctctctaaTATAGGGGTGAGTGGGCAGTGACCAGGAACAGGATCTCTGGCTGAttccccccgccctctctctctaaTATAGGGGTGAGTGGGCAGTGACCAGGAACAGGATCCCTGGCTGattccccccccgccctctctctctaaTATAGGGGTGAGTGGGCAGTGACCAGGAACAGGATCCCTGGCTGATTCCCCCCCCGCCTTCTCTCTCTAATATAGGGGTGAGTGGGCAGTGACCAGGAACAGGATCCCTGGCTGATTCCCCCCCCGCCTTCTCTCTCTAATATAGGGGTGAGTGGGCAGTGACCAGGAACAGGATCCCTGGCTgattcccccccccgccctctctaATATAGGGATCACTGGTTACTGAATACCTTACCGTAAGGTTTCCTTGATTGCAGCCCGGAGCAGTGGAACAGAGCTCATTAATTTACACACATCACCCTGCGCCTCACGGTAAGCTGCAGTCGCCTCGTCACGGAGGGCAGTTTGAATTGACGGATTACGAGCCAGCTCGAACAGTGTAAAAAGGAGAGTGTGTGCTGTCTGTGCAAATGAAGAGAGCTTCAGTCTCAACATCCCCACGACTCGGACTGTCCCCtttcacactcaaacactcaccacctcctccccaaCCATGCCCACACATCCGCCCATCCCAGATCCTGTTCCTGTATACTCTCACCCAgacactcccacccacactcacccagacactcccacccaccctcacccagacactcccacccactctcacccagacactcccacccaccctcacccagacactcccacccactctcacccagacactcccaaccaccctcacccagacactcccacccaccctcacccagacactcccacccaccctcacccagacactcccacccactctcacccagacactcccacccaccctcacccagacactcccacccactctcacccagacactcccacccaccctcacccagacactcccacccaccctcagcCAGACACTCTCACCCAGACACTCCCACCAACTCTCACCCAgacactcccacccaccctcacccagacactcccacccactctcacccagacactcccacccactctcacccagacactcccaaccaccctcacccagacactcccacccactctcacccagacactcccacccactctcacccagactctcccacccactctcacccagacactcccacccaccctcacccagacactcccacccactctcacccAGACACTCCCACCCAGACACTCCCTCTCACCATCACCCAgacactccctcccaccctcaccaggacactccctctcaccctcacccagacacttcctcccaccctcacccagacaatctcccccaccctcacccaacatcccccaccctcacccaaCATCCCCCACCCTCGCCGAGACACTCCCACCCACTCACACCCAGAgactccctcccaccctcaccaagacactccctcccaccctcacccagacactccctcccactctcacccaGACACTCCCACCCAACCTCACCcagacactccctcccacactcacccagacactccctcccactctcacccagacactccctccccaccctcacccagACAATCTCACCCACCCTCACCCAGACACTCCCTCCGACCCTCACCCAGACCCTCCCTCCGACCCTCACCCAgacactccctcccaccctcacccagacattcccacccaccctcacccagACACTCCCTCCGACCCTCACCCAGACACTCCCTCCGACCCTCACCCgacactccctcccaccctcacccagacactcccacccaccctcacccagACACTCCCTCCGACCCTCACCCAGACACTCCTTCCCACCCTCACCCAgacactccctcccaccctcacccagacaatctcccccactcacaccaagacactcccacccaccctcacccagacactccctcccaccctcacccaGACAATCTCCCCCACTCACACCCAGACACTCCCTCCGACCCTCACCCAgacactccctcccaccctcacccagacactccctcccacactcacccagacactccctcccaccctcacccagacaatctcccccactcacacccagacactccctcccaccctcacccaGACACTCCCTCTGAccctcacccactctccctcaccctcacccagacAATCTCCCCCACCCTCAGCCAGACactcccacccactctcacccAGACACTCCCTCACCCAGACattccctcaccccctcacccagacaatctcccccaccctcacccagacactccctcacaccctcacccagacaatctcccccaccctctcccagACACTCCTTCCCCACCATCACCCAGACAATCTCCCCCACTCTCACCCAGACACTCCCTCCCACCCTTGCCCTGACAATCTCTCCCCACCCTTGCCCTGACAATCTCTCCCCACCCTCGCCCAGACaatctcccccaccctcacccagaCAATCTTCCCCACCCTCACCCAgacactccctccccaccctcaccgGGACAATCTCACCCAGCCTCTCCACCCCACTGTCACTCAGACACTACACTCCCATCCCTCCCAGACAATCTAATCTCCACTACTGTCCACCCTCACCCAGAcaatccccctgcccacacatcCCCTACTGCCCTGTATTGTCCCCACTGCCCAATATGCTCCCGGTGCCTGTGTCTCTCTGGGACGGAGCTCCGTGCTGAGATACTCACGGTTTCCACACTTCCAACCATCAGCTCCACAGAGTTGGCCTTGATGATGTCAATTGGAAGCTTGGCCTGATCTATCAGCTCTGGGATAATTCCCAAGTACTTCCTCTCTCCTTCTGGAACGTTCTGCAGCTTGTGCAAAAGCTGCCCAAAGCATTGGTCAGCTGGAGATGAACAGAGAGTGGGGAGTAATGTGAGGTGCTTCATTTtgggaaaggcaaaccagggcaggatgtACACACTAATGGctaggtcctggggagtgttgctggacaaagagaccttggaggcaggttcatagttccttgaaagtggagtcacaggcagataggatagtgacgaaggcatttgatatgcttgcctttcctggtcagtgcattgagtgtaagagttgggaggtcatgttacagctgtacaggacattggttattaGCTGTTTTTAGAAtcctgcatacaattctggctcCCTGATATAGAAAATATgtgcaacttgaaagggttcagaaaagatttacaaggatgttgccgggtttggagggtttgagctatggggagatcctgaattggctggggctattttccctggagaatcagaggctgagggggtgacgtAATAGacgtttataaactcatgaggggcatagaaagggtgaatagataaggtcttttccccagggtagtggagtccaaaaccaggggtgtaagtttaaggtgagaggggaaatattttaaagggacctgaggggtaactttttcacacagagggcggtgcgtgtatggaatgagctgccagaggaagtggtgggtgctggtacagttactacatttaaaagacatctggatgggtgtatgaataggaagtgtttaaaaGGATattgccaaatgctggcaaacaggactagatttattcagaatatctggtcagcagggacaagttgcattgaagggtctgtttccatgctgtacatctctatgactgaaggcagagagaaacagtgaaCAGAACCCgggctcccctctccctctcttttacAAATTCCTTTACAggacgtgggcattgctagccaagctggcatttgttgcccatccccaattgccctcaAACTGAGTGCCTTGCTCAGCCGTTCCATATCGTTGTGgtgcctggagtcacacgcaggcgcagaccagatgaggacagcagatttccctcccctGTAGGGCATCCTGACATTGGGAGCTTAGTGGTTCATGAGAGATGTCCATCTCTCAGGAAACAATCACCCATAATAACAAGAGCCCCAGCAGTAAGCTTATTGGCCGTGGAGTGCATCGCAGTCCAGCCCCAGCCTGTGGAATTGCTCATCTCCTGCACCAGTACTGGTCAGTGGTCTCCCCCTGACTGCCCACTCCTGTGGAGACAGGTACATTGAACAGGCATTccgggagataatgggaactgcagatgctggagaattccaagataataaagtgtggagctggatgaacacagcaggccgagcagcatctcaggagcacaatcctctgatgaagggtgtaggcccgaaacgtcagcttttgtgctcctgagatgctgcttggcctgctgtgttcatccagcctcacattttattatctaggcatTCCGGGAGCTTCAGTTTGTGGCACCCACCGTGTTCAAACAGAAAATCCCACGCTGCCACGTGATCTCTCCAGGGTTTCACATTCAGCCATTTGGCCAGCTCCAGGGGGATGTACAGCAACGGGATAGTCGTCTGTAACATCTCTTCAACAGCTTGGATAAATCTGTCAGAACTGGAATCCACTTTCTCTGCAAATAAACCCAGTCTGTCTCCATACAGCAGGTGAAAACTGGCTGGGAACAGAGACACTTCGATATTAACCAGGTAAAGGGTACAGTCTCGATATAAACAGGAatcaccaccaaacacatcttcccctctctTCCAATGCCCACATTTCATAGGGATTGTTCTCTCTGGGATATCCAAGTGCATTCATtgaccaccaacaccatccctccttcccacggcaccttcccatgtaaccacagaaggtgcaacattGGCCCCTTTGCCTCCTCACCGTCCATGGGCCTAAACAGTCTCTCCAggatttcacctgtacctcctccagtcGTGTGCTGTTTTCACTGTACCTAACGTGGCCTACTCTACACAGGAGAACCACACACAGAGTGAGAACACCTATGGTGTATTCACAAGTGGGACCCTGACCTTCCTGCAGCCGGTCGCTTTAACGCAGCATCCTGCTCACGTACCCACGtgtctgtcctcggcatgctgcagtgctccagtgaatcacagtgcaaactggaggaacaacagctcatcttcactctcagcactttacagccttctgaactTATTACTAAGTTCATCATCTTTAAATGGTGAACCAACTCCCCTTCGTTTCTTTCGGCCTTACGTGTGACATTCTCTGTCACCAGGCCCTCTCTCCCCCTGCCACACCCCCAGGGGTACTATCTATTCTTTCAGGTccggcagttagacacaccattgctctgccattctcgtatttccaatcacttaatctgaaccatTGACATCTTTTCTCCTGCCCACCACCCACCTACAGCATAAATGCTATCCCCGCCACACTTCTCCTCAGCCCTGacaaagagtcatctagactcaaaacattaccttACTTTCTCTCCATAAGTACTGCTGGACCcaatgtgatctccagcacttatTGTGTTCAGTGTTGATATCAACATGGCTATTGTGCGAGAGAGTGTTCGATATAACCCCAGTAACTAGGGGGGGGTTACAGAGTGTTCGATGTAACCCTGGTaaccggtgggggggggggggtggtgttagAGAGTGTTCGCTATAAGCTGGTTAAGGGGGTGCTGGGATGATTGCTATAACTGGGGTAAGGAACATGCGAACCAGTCAATCTTCTGGCACCTGAGTCTaggcacattctcactgtctgcCCGGGGACTTACATTCGAGGGAAAGTCGAAACAGAATGGGCAGCATGTTAATCTCTGCGAGCCAACGACCAGCCTCCAGCTCCCGCTCCACAAAGTCTGTGAATTCCTGCGCCACCAGATCCACCAGGGGGCTGAATTTACTGACCGCCGACGGGCTGATCACCTCTTTGTTCAGAACCAGCCTCTCACTCCTCCACACCTCACCGTTCCTGCAATTCAAAACCATGGCACCAGTTCGTTCAATGACTCCCGAACTGTGATCAACATCCAGCCCACAGCAACAGGTGAGGAGATTCATCCAATGCCCAAGTGTTCACAAGTAAACCATCCCTCCACCCTAACCAGGTTCTCCCTTAGAtcgagtagactgggactatactcaacGGAACGTAGAAGAATAAGGgaggatcttacagaaacatataaaattgtgaaggaaatagataagatgGAGGCACGGTGGATGTGCTAGAACTGGGGGGAAATAGCCTCAAAATGAAGTGGAGCAGTTtcaagactgagttgaggagctggaggaacacagcaggccaggcagcttcagaggagcaggaaagttgacgttttggatcaggacctttcctgttcttctgatgctgtctggcctgctgtgttcttcctgctccacactgtgttgtctcagatccagcatctgcagttctgactgcTTCTgtagagttgaggaggaacatctccacccaaagggttgcgaatctgtggaattccctgcccagtgtaGCAGCtaattcattgaatgtttttaagatagattttgaacaataaaggaattaaggattacgGTGACTGAGCAGATAAGTGAAGCTAAGTCCACAAAATGATCAGGGAGTGGTGGATCAGGCATGACATGCCAGGTGgctttactcctgctcctgttccttaCCTTCTCCTGGAGAGTGTGTCCACGGGTTAGCTGAAACTCAAACTAGGCCCGCACCTCTCCAGGACCAAGTGGGTCAGAATGAAAAACACTCTAATGTTTATATATTTCTAGCAAGCTTTCTCTCATAACTGTAACTCTGcttctttttaaatctgtcttTGCTGAATTAAATTCACTTCAATCTTCTGACCAGCACAAAGTTTCACAGAATTGAACTGTGTTTTCTTTCAACTGGATACTACCTTTCACTTCCTTCGTCAGCCATCAACAATACATCCTTCATCAGAGTCTTTGTTACTCTCTGGAACGTGCCTCTGGTGAGCATAATGAAATATTTCCTCTGGTGCGTGTGGTTGCATAATTTCTGACCAGTCTTCTGCTCATTTAAACTAGAGGGAAACGGAAAGGAAAGATGCCACCACACTGTccacatcaaacacttccaggacagggacagcactgtATTAGATAGGATCCCTAGAGTGTGAAAGccagtcatttggcccatcaagtacacaccagccctctgaagagcatcatacCTAGACATATCCCACTACCCtgtacctgtaaccctgcatttcccatggctaacccacctagtccaCACATTTCAGGACACTATGAGGCAGCAcaccttttggactgtgggaggaaactggagcacccggaagaaacctaTGCAGAGGGAGAATATGCAGACTTCACTCATACTGAGGCtcgaattgaacccgggttcctggttctgtgaggcagcagtgctaaccattgatcctgTCTGCGCTAATCTTCCAACACTGcagcggtccctcagcactgaccctccgacagtgaggtgctccctcagcactgaccctccgacagtgcccgctccctcagcactgaccctccgacagtgcccactccctcagcactgaccctccgacagtgcccgctccctcagcactgaccctccgaaagagcctgctccctcagcactgaccctccgacagagcctgctccctcagcactgaccctccaacagtgcccactccctcagcactgaccctctgacagtgcggcgctccctcagcactgaccctccgacagtgcccactccctcagcactgaccctctgacagtgcggcactccctcagcactgaccttccgacagtgcggcgctccctcagcactgaccctccgacagtgcctgctctgtcagcactgaccctccgacagtgcccactccctcagcactgaccctccgacagtgcggcgctccctcagcactgaccctccgacagtgcctgctctgtcagcactgaccctccgacagtgcccactccctcagcactgaccctccgacagtgcggcgctccctcagcgctgaccctccgacagcgcggcgctccctcagcactgaccctccgacagtgcccgctccctcagcactgaccctccgacagtacccactccctcagcactgaccctccgacagtgcccactccctcagcgctgaccctctgacagtgcccactccctcagcactgaccctccgacagtgaggcgctccctcagcactgaccctccgacagtgcccactccctcagcgctgaccctccgacagtgcccactccctcagcactgaccctccgacagtgaggtgctccctcagcactgaccctccgacagcgcggcgctccctcagcactgaccctccgacagcgtggcgctccctcagcactgacccttcgacaatgcgcactccctccgcactgaccctctgacagtgcagcgctccctcggcactgaccctccaacagtgccagctccttcagcactgaccctccaacagtgcccgctcccccagcactgaccctccggcagtgtggggctccctcagcacctaGCCTCCGGCAGtgtggggctccctcagcacctagcctccgacagtgccagctccctcagccctgacccaccgacagagcccactccctcagcactgaccctctgacagtgcccactccctcagcactgacccttcgacagtgtctgctccctcagcactgatcctccgacagtgcctgctccctcagccctgaccctccgaccttgcccgctccctcagcactgaccctgatACATTAGCTTGGTTTAAAACCCGATGTGCTTCTCATGTTCTACTTTGCTTGTCTAATGTTAAAACTCACTTTCCCAGGTGGGCACAGAATTGCCCAGCTGGACATTGAGGAACTGACCTCTCTGCAGGCCTGTGCCGTTCTCTTTTGATGTGAGCAACAGCAAACTGGACTGGACAATCTCAGGACAGGAGAGATCTCAGtaaatggggagagggctctAACAGTCAAAGTGCCTCTGTGCAGGTTTTGAAAATACAATGTGGACTTCGGTTGGGGTCACATTAGCTCCCCCTGTGTAAATGCCAGGCTCCCAATTGATGGACCTCACTTCTTGTGAGTTGGAGTGAGAGCATGGGCAGGAAATATTTACAGACAGGATTGTCCCAAGGGGCAGGTTGCTCAGTAACACAGTTAAACAGTGACCACACATTACCCCTTCCCTTCCTCGCCCTACACTTACTTCAGGAAGATGCCACACTTGTGGTTACGATAGTCTCTGTGAGCAACCCAGGCATCCAGTAACATCCTATTTGGGGACATGCCTTCAgactggaagagcacagcaatgTCGTCTGGCAGGAAAATGTTAACACTCTCCTTGTTTCCCAGTTTCTCCCTGGGTACAACAAT harbors:
- the LOC125450646 gene encoding cytochrome P450 11B, mitochondrial-like, which encodes MLLPKGNGQCSGCWSRSVSAGRPPNSREHGGAQPYEAIPLAGDHGWLNLYHLWRTDGFFNRHRVMTENFNRLGPIYREKLGNKESVNIFLPDDIAVLFQSEGMSPNRMLLDAWVAHRDYRNHKCGIFLKNGEVWRSERLVLNKEVISPSAVSKFSPLVDLVAQEFTDFVERELEAGRWLAEINMLPILFRLSLESSFHLLYGDRLGLFAEKVDSSSDRFIQAVEEMLQTTIPLLYIPLELAKWLNVKPWRDHVAAWDFLFEHADQCFGQLLHKLQNVPEGERKYLGIIPELIDQAKLPIDIIKANSVELMVGSVETTAHTLLFTLFELARNPSIQTALRDEATAAYREAQGDVCKLMSSVPLLRAAIKETLRLYPIGLTLQRYPVRDIVIQNYHIPAGTMVMAGLYTMGRSPEIFPEPERYNPGRWLTSDRNYFQAVNFGFGMRQCIGRRIAEAEIGIFLIHILRKFQIVTKSEADLKLIYGFIVMVEDPPLLAFRPFTD